A part of Bosea sp. (in: a-proteobacteria) genomic DNA contains:
- a CDS encoding carboxypeptidase regulatory-like domain-containing protein — protein sequence MNVCKNQNYKLSNFIRKMTAGLVMKHVVIAMLISGILTACQTVTIDSQFDIRQAQTALEPGTNRIEGNAFLRQRGGSVVTAAGEVVRLIPATRYAEERFQKIYGGNKFAPLLFANRTENTNADYIRLTRETKADAQGNFQFENVKPGRYIVMTRVVWAVPGSSLPEGGSIFDYVEIRGERQTVKTVISGN from the coding sequence ATGAATGTTTGCAAGAATCAGAATTACAAGCTAAGCAATTTCATTCGAAAAATGACTGCGGGTCTTGTTATGAAACATGTAGTTATCGCGATGCTGATCTCCGGAATTTTGACCGCGTGTCAGACGGTAACGATCGATTCCCAGTTCGATATTCGACAAGCACAGACAGCACTCGAGCCTGGAACAAATAGAATTGAAGGCAACGCTTTTTTGAGGCAACGCGGCGGAAGCGTTGTAACTGCTGCAGGCGAAGTTGTTCGACTTATTCCAGCAACGAGATACGCTGAAGAAAGATTTCAGAAAATTTATGGGGGCAACAAATTTGCTCCACTTCTCTTCGCAAATCGAACCGAAAACACGAACGCCGATTATATTCGTTTAACTCGCGAGACTAAAGCAGACGCGCAGGGGAATTTTCAATTCGAGAACGTGAAACCGGGTCGATACATTGTAATGACAAGAGTTGTTTGGGCAGTGCCAGGCAGCAGCCTGCCGGAAGGTGGTTCAATTTTTGATTATGTTGAAATTCGAGGCGAAAGACAAACAGTAAAAACGGTCATTTCTGGAAATTGA
- a CDS encoding NTE family protein rssA, which produces METLGLQEAPSGKPRLGLALGGGAARGWAHIGVLRTLARAGVKPDIIAGTSIGSLVGGIHAAGRLDDLQDWAVSLTKRRIVGLMDFHIGGSGLISGDRLRRLLGAELMDVRIEDLATKYAAIATELGTGHEIWLTHGSLVDAMRASYALPGVFDPVRLGGRWLMDGALVNPIPVSAARAMGADVVVCVNLNGDPGGRGTTIQSHRAERDPTSLTPDLEVRPSAPWLSSFSGAARRVRSLVGRAQDDNPAPGLVGVMIDAFNITQDRISRSRLAGDPPDVMISLRLAKLGLFDFHRAAEAIEQGAAAAVRIVDDIHAAVAACPRLR; this is translated from the coding sequence ATGGAAACCCTAGGACTACAGGAAGCGCCCTCAGGCAAGCCGAGGCTCGGGCTTGCGCTGGGAGGCGGCGCGGCCCGCGGCTGGGCGCATATAGGGGTACTTCGTACCCTCGCCCGCGCGGGCGTGAAGCCGGACATCATCGCCGGCACGTCGATCGGCTCTCTGGTGGGCGGCATCCATGCTGCCGGACGGCTCGATGACCTGCAGGACTGGGCCGTGTCGCTTACCAAGCGGCGCATTGTCGGCTTGATGGACTTCCACATTGGCGGCTCGGGTCTGATTTCCGGCGACAGGCTCCGGCGCCTGCTGGGCGCCGAGCTGATGGACGTCCGCATAGAGGACCTTGCTACCAAATATGCCGCAATCGCGACCGAGCTTGGCACCGGCCACGAGATCTGGCTGACCCATGGCTCGCTTGTCGATGCGATGCGCGCCTCCTATGCCCTGCCCGGCGTATTCGATCCCGTCAGGCTGGGCGGGCGCTGGCTCATGGATGGCGCACTGGTCAACCCGATCCCCGTCTCGGCGGCCCGGGCCATGGGCGCGGATGTCGTGGTGTGCGTGAACCTCAACGGCGATCCCGGCGGGCGCGGCACCACGATCCAGTCCCATCGCGCCGAGCGCGACCCGACGTCATTGACGCCAGACCTTGAGGTGCGGCCTTCGGCGCCTTGGCTGTCATCCTTCTCCGGAGCGGCGCGACGCGTGCGCTCGCTAGTCGGCCGAGCGCAGGATGACAATCCGGCGCCGGGGCTCGTGGGCGTGATGATCGACGCCTTCAACATCACGCAGGACAGGATCTCGCGCTCGCGCCTGGCAGGCGATCCGCCCGACGTGATGATCTCGCTCCGTCTGGCGAAGTTAGGCCTGTTCGACTTTCACCGCGCCGCTGAGGCGATCGAGCAAGGCGCGGCCGCCGCGGTGCGTATCGTGGACGACATCCACGCGGCGGTTGCCGCCTGCCCGCGCCTGCGCTGA
- a CDS encoding CBS domain-containing protein, producing the protein MSVSSILAEKGREVQTILPHRTLAEAARILAERRIGAAVVTGADGAVLGILSERDIVRAVAETGPAGLDEPVSRRMTARVTTCTEAMSIESAMEIMTTGKFRHLPVVEAGRLSGIISIGDVVKRHIEKMEAETRAMRDYIATA; encoded by the coding sequence ATGAGCGTTTCCAGCATCCTGGCCGAGAAGGGCCGCGAGGTTCAGACGATCCTGCCCCATCGCACGCTGGCCGAGGCCGCGCGCATCCTCGCCGAGCGCCGAATCGGGGCCGCGGTGGTGACCGGCGCCGATGGGGCGGTCCTCGGAATCCTTTCGGAGCGCGACATCGTGCGGGCCGTCGCCGAGACGGGGCCGGCCGGGCTCGACGAGCCGGTTTCGCGCCGCATGACGGCGCGCGTGACGACCTGCACCGAAGCCATGAGCATCGAGAGCGCGATGGAGATCATGACGACCGGCAAGTTCCGCCATCTGCCCGTCGTGGAGGCAGGCCGGCTTTCCGGCATCATTTCCATCGGCGACGTCGTGAAGCGGCACATCGAGAAGATGGAGGCCGAGACGCGGGCGATGCGCGATTACATCGCAACGGCCTGA
- a CDS encoding rhomboid family intramembrane serine protease: MSMSDEPREAVGRAGPAGAEPIFNIPGVVIGLIGTFFAVHLARLGLALEDDLAILREFAVVPARFALEFGWFDQRRIVEALTAGASAAEAAERMAVARYLLDGGGPRWWSLVSYGVLHGGTAHVAMNCLWLAVFGSPVARRLGVLPFAALIVAGIVAGAVLHLWAHAADVVPLVGASAGVSAATGAAARFVFSRGMQLGSVKTPDAARALPALSLMGMVRNRAALVFVLVWFASNWLFGAGVPAFGSAESSIAWEAHIGGFVAGLVLFPLLDRHGARG; this comes from the coding sequence ATGAGCATGTCGGATGAGCCGCGCGAAGCTGTGGGCAGGGCGGGCCCCGCTGGGGCTGAGCCCATCTTCAACATTCCTGGCGTCGTCATCGGCCTGATCGGCACCTTCTTCGCGGTGCATCTCGCAAGACTTGGCCTTGCGCTCGAGGATGACCTCGCAATCCTGCGCGAGTTCGCGGTCGTGCCCGCTCGCTTCGCGCTCGAATTCGGCTGGTTCGACCAGCGCCGCATTGTCGAGGCCCTGACGGCGGGAGCGAGCGCGGCGGAAGCGGCGGAGCGCATGGCCGTGGCGCGCTACCTCCTGGATGGCGGCGGTCCGCGCTGGTGGAGCCTCGTCAGCTATGGCGTGCTGCATGGCGGCACGGCTCATGTGGCGATGAACTGCCTCTGGCTTGCGGTGTTCGGCTCGCCCGTCGCGCGGCGGCTCGGCGTCTTGCCTTTCGCAGCGCTGATCGTTGCGGGCATCGTTGCGGGCGCGGTGCTGCACCTGTGGGCGCATGCGGCTGATGTCGTGCCGCTGGTCGGCGCCTCGGCCGGGGTGTCGGCGGCCACCGGCGCGGCCGCGCGATTCGTGTTCTCGCGCGGGATGCAACTGGGATCGGTGAAGACGCCAGATGCCGCGAGGGCGCTGCCTGCGCTCTCCCTCATGGGGATGGTCCGCAACCGCGCCGCGCTTGTCTTCGTGCTGGTCTGGTTCGCCAGCAACTGGCTGTTCGGCGCTGGGGTTCCGGCCTTCGGCTCGGCCGAGTCATCCATTGCCTGGGAAGCCCATATCGGCGGATTCGTGGCGGGGCTTGTGCTTTTTCCTTTGCTCGACCGCCACGGCGCGCGCGGCTGA
- a CDS encoding PAS domain-containing protein, whose amino-acid sequence MKTTSTKLIFQYWDELRGSRAAPERGEIEPGAVRHALLDTFILENEGQALTFRLAGTRLNALFGGELKDRPFASLWPDAATRVELCRMVDAVMDESAGAVTGLTVRTEREAVAELELLVLPLRHRGRTHSRLLGALSPVAVPIWLGLDRIASVEVRSMRIIWPSGMPRAATAGPEERRSRFTLVNGGRA is encoded by the coding sequence ATGAAAACGACGAGCACGAAGCTTATCTTTCAGTACTGGGACGAGCTTCGCGGCTCGCGCGCGGCGCCGGAGCGCGGCGAGATCGAGCCCGGCGCCGTGCGTCACGCCCTGCTTGACACGTTCATCCTCGAGAATGAGGGCCAGGCCCTCACCTTCCGGCTGGCGGGCACGCGCCTCAATGCGCTCTTCGGCGGCGAGCTCAAGGACCGCCCCTTCGCCTCGCTCTGGCCCGATGCCGCCACGCGCGTGGAACTGTGCCGCATGGTCGATGCGGTGATGGACGAAAGCGCCGGCGCGGTGACTGGCCTGACCGTCCGTACCGAGCGCGAGGCTGTCGCCGAACTGGAGCTGCTCGTCCTTCCGCTTCGCCACCGGGGCCGCACCCACAGCCGCCTTCTGGGCGCGCTCAGCCCTGTTGCCGTGCCGATCTGGCTTGGCCTGGACCGAATCGCCTCCGTCGAGGTCCGGTCGATGAGGATCATCTGGCCATCCGGCATGCCCCGCGCCGCCACGGCGGGGCCGGAGGAAAGGCGCTCTCGCTTCACATTGGTCAATGGCGGGCGGGCCTGA
- a CDS encoding PilZ domain-containing protein yields the protein MSAAPKIASRSIERRRHARVKVSLLGRYMLTNRSEFPCQSIDMSVGGLLLTAPVKGRIGERVIVYLENIGRIEGEIARITVEGFAMSFRATTRKREKLAAQLTWLANRATLGLPEDRRHDRVQPRQSSIILTLDDGRQVPVKLLDISLSGAAFSADVKLMVTDLVTLGKTQARVMRKFEGGYAVEFRKALQVDSIDQIEL from the coding sequence ATGTCCGCCGCACCCAAGATTGCATCCCGAAGCATCGAACGACGCAGGCATGCCCGCGTGAAGGTGTCGTTGCTGGGACGCTACATGTTGACGAACCGCTCCGAGTTTCCGTGCCAGAGCATCGACATGTCGGTGGGCGGGCTTTTGCTGACCGCCCCGGTCAAGGGCCGCATCGGCGAGCGCGTCATCGTCTATCTGGAGAATATCGGCCGCATTGAGGGCGAGATCGCGCGCATCACCGTGGAAGGCTTCGCGATGAGCTTTCGGGCCACCACGCGCAAGCGCGAGAAGCTCGCCGCGCAGCTCACCTGGCTCGCCAACCGCGCAACGCTCGGATTGCCGGAGGACCGCCGGCATGATCGCGTGCAGCCGCGGCAGAGCAGCATCATTCTGACGCTCGACGACGGCAGGCAGGTGCCCGTCAAGCTCTTGGACATCTCGCTGTCCGGCGCCGCCTTCTCCGCCGACGTGAAGCTGATGGTGACGGATTTGGTGACGCTCGGAAAGACCCAGGCGCGCGTCATGCGCAAGTTCGAGGGCGGCTACGCGGTCGAGTTCCGCAAGGCCCTCCAGGTCGATAGCATCGACCAGATCGAGCTCTGA
- a CDS encoding SDR family oxidoreductase, with protein sequence MTRITLITGGSRGIGAACARLAAEAGHDVAINYRSEKAAAEALAAELVSATGRRVIPVQGDMASEADVIAVFDEVARRLGQVTGVVNNAGITGRSGRLDATEASVIRGCIDLNVTGAILVAREAARRMATRHGGSGGALVNISSVAARIGSPGEYVWYAASKGAINALTLGLAKELATDGVRVNAVSPGLIETEIHARSTEDAGRVDRITPLIPMQRIGQPVEIAQAVMFLLSDAASYTTGAVLDVSGGR encoded by the coding sequence ATGACCAGAATCACGCTTATCACGGGTGGCAGCCGCGGCATCGGTGCGGCCTGCGCGCGTCTTGCCGCCGAGGCTGGTCATGACGTCGCGATCAATTATCGCAGCGAGAAGGCCGCTGCCGAGGCCCTGGCCGCGGAGCTGGTCTCGGCCACAGGCCGGCGCGTCATTCCGGTCCAGGGCGATATGGCCAGCGAGGCGGACGTCATCGCCGTGTTCGATGAGGTCGCGCGCCGGCTGGGGCAGGTGACGGGCGTCGTCAACAATGCCGGCATCACCGGCCGCTCGGGCCGCCTCGACGCCACCGAGGCGAGCGTGATCCGTGGCTGCATCGATCTCAACGTCACCGGCGCCATTCTCGTGGCGCGCGAGGCTGCACGGCGCATGGCGACACGCCATGGCGGGTCGGGAGGCGCACTGGTGAACATCTCATCGGTCGCCGCCCGGATCGGCAGCCCGGGAGAGTATGTTTGGTATGCCGCCTCCAAGGGCGCGATCAATGCCCTGACGCTGGGCCTCGCCAAGGAACTTGCGACAGACGGCGTCAGGGTCAACGCCGTGTCGCCGGGCCTCATCGAGACCGAGATCCACGCCCGCAGCACGGAGGATGCCGGGCGCGTGGACAGAATCACGCCGCTCATTCCCATGCAGCGCATCGGCCAGCCGGTCGAGATCGCGCAGGCCGTGATGTTCCTGCTCTCGGATGCGGCGTCCTACACGACCGGTGCGGTGCTGGATGTCAGCGGAGGTCGCTGA
- a CDS encoding transglutaminase-like cysteine peptidase → MLAGAGAAQAQSSQAQSSRQTPLTTGALPPVMSLDVARTGDSRPPIGWVQFCADKRYAAECAVDPAEPAKVELTPRLWKMVTTLNTKINQEINPVTDMDHWGTVERWDMAEDGRGDCEEYVLVKRKRLVEAGIPRRALRVVVVIDDENAGHAVLMLRSDKGDFILDNKRNAVLPWHQTGYVYVKRESQENIGWVALGGVTGPQLASR, encoded by the coding sequence ATGCTGGCGGGAGCCGGCGCCGCGCAGGCTCAATCATCGCAGGCTCAATCATCGCGGCAGACGCCGCTCACGACCGGCGCCTTGCCGCCGGTGATGAGCCTTGACGTGGCGCGCACTGGCGACAGCCGCCCACCCATTGGCTGGGTGCAGTTCTGCGCGGACAAGCGCTATGCGGCGGAATGCGCTGTGGACCCGGCCGAGCCGGCCAAGGTGGAGCTGACGCCCCGCCTGTGGAAGATGGTGACCACGCTCAATACGAAGATCAACCAGGAGATCAACCCCGTGACCGACATGGATCACTGGGGCACGGTCGAACGCTGGGACATGGCCGAGGATGGCCGAGGCGATTGCGAGGAATATGTCCTCGTCAAGCGCAAGCGCCTCGTCGAGGCCGGCATCCCGCGCCGCGCGCTGCGCGTTGTTGTCGTGATCGATGATGAGAACGCGGGACATGCCGTGCTGATGCTGCGCTCTGACAAGGGCGACTTCATCCTCGACAACAAGCGCAATGCCGTTCTGCCCTGGCACCAGACGGGATATGTCTACGTCAAGCGCGAGAGCCAGGAGAACATCGGCTGGGTCGCGCTCGGCGGCGTCACAGGCCCGCAACTCGCCTCCCGCTGA
- the arfB gene encoding aminoacyl-tRNA hydrolase → MIRITRSLSIDPADLSESFVRASGPGGQNVNKLSTAVQLRYPVDRLGMPDDMRARLVLLAGRRLTADGELIISAERFRTQAQNREDALARLVELIRNASVRPKPRIATRPTRASKVRRVEGKVRRGAVKRTRAGKPAED, encoded by the coding sequence ATGATCCGCATCACACGCAGCCTGTCGATCGACCCGGCCGATCTTTCCGAGAGCTTCGTGCGCGCCTCGGGCCCGGGCGGGCAGAACGTCAACAAGCTCTCGACGGCGGTGCAGCTTCGCTACCCGGTCGATAGGCTCGGCATGCCTGACGACATGCGCGCGCGCCTTGTGCTGCTGGCAGGCCGCCGGCTCACAGCAGACGGAGAACTGATCATCAGCGCCGAGCGATTCCGTACCCAGGCGCAGAACCGGGAGGATGCGCTGGCCCGGCTGGTCGAGCTCATCAGGAACGCTTCGGTGCGGCCCAAGCCGCGCATCGCCACGCGGCCAACCCGCGCCTCGAAGGTCAGGCGTGTGGAGGGCAAGGTCAGGCGTGGCGCCGTCAAGCGCACGCGCGCCGGCAAGCCTGCGGAAGATTGA
- the gpt gene encoding xanthine phosphoribosyltransferase: MASPMSPKAFPVSWDQFHRDARALAWRLADAGPFEAIVCITRGGLVPAAIVCRELGLRVIETIGVASYHDYKNQSELVVVKDIAPSIRAIGDGKGKGVLILDDLVDTGKTARVVREILPNAHFATVYAKPEGRPLVDTFITEVSQDTWIYFPWDMGLSYVEPIAKETKG; encoded by the coding sequence ATGGCCAGCCCCATGTCCCCGAAAGCCTTCCCCGTCTCGTGGGACCAGTTTCACCGCGATGCCCGCGCTCTCGCCTGGCGGCTGGCAGATGCGGGCCCGTTCGAGGCCATCGTGTGCATCACGCGCGGCGGGCTCGTCCCGGCTGCGATCGTGTGCCGCGAATTGGGCCTGCGCGTGATCGAGACGATCGGCGTGGCGAGCTACCACGATTACAAGAACCAGTCCGAACTCGTCGTCGTCAAGGATATCGCCCCCTCGATCCGGGCCATCGGCGATGGCAAGGGCAAGGGCGTGCTGATCCTCGACGACCTTGTGGACACCGGCAAGACGGCGCGCGTGGTGCGCGAGATCCTGCCCAACGCCCATTTCGCCACGGTCTATGCCAAGCCCGAGGGCCGGCCACTGGTGGACACATTCATCACCGAGGTGAGCCAGGACACCTGGATCTATTTCCCGTGGGACATGGGCCTGAGCTATGTCGAGCCCATTGCCAAGGAAACAAAGGGCTGA
- a CDS encoding AMP-binding protein, with protein sequence MAATELSSRAVRRTLWSALLDAVSAHGKDKVILEDPERQPLTYGRLVLGALVLGARLRDVTLNAERVGVLMPNVQGIAVTLFGLTAHGRVPAMLNFTAGVKNLRAACEVGSIRTIVTSRRFVEQGKLDDVIAALEPGRRIIYLEDVRKRITSWDKLKGAFASITPRSSAGASLNVNEEAVVLFTSGTEGTPKGVVLSHANLVANAMQIFAHADGMLSAADVVMNPLPVFHSFGLTAGTLMPLLNGMKVVMYPTPLHYKQVPRLIGETACTVLFGTDTFLQGYARAADEGDLASVRIVIAGAERVKEETRRMWSATGATICEGYGCTECAPVLACNTIGAGARNGTVGRMLPALAHRLEPVEGIDTGGRLFVKGPNIMLGYLLADRPGEIVAPEDGWHDTGDIVDIDEGGFITIKGRAKRFAKLGGEMVSLAAVESMVSSVWPGHNHVVVALPDPRKGEQLILITENPDGDRKDLLKQAQARGFPELWIPRAILVTQMIPVLGSGKVDYTAARELAVTMRALL encoded by the coding sequence ATGGCCGCCACTGAACTGTCATCCCGCGCGGTCCGCCGCACGCTCTGGTCCGCGCTGCTTGACGCGGTGTCCGCCCATGGCAAGGACAAGGTCATCCTCGAGGACCCCGAGCGCCAGCCCCTCACCTATGGCCGGCTGGTGCTGGGCGCGCTGGTGCTCGGCGCCAGGCTGCGCGACGTCACCCTCAATGCCGAGCGTGTCGGCGTGCTGATGCCCAATGTCCAGGGCATCGCGGTCACGCTGTTCGGGCTCACCGCCCATGGCCGCGTCCCCGCCATGCTCAACTTCACTGCGGGCGTGAAGAATCTGCGCGCCGCCTGCGAGGTCGGCTCGATCCGCACCATCGTGACCTCGCGCCGTTTCGTGGAACAGGGCAAGCTCGACGATGTGATTGCCGCGCTGGAGCCGGGCCGGCGCATCATCTACCTTGAGGATGTGCGCAAGCGGATCACGAGTTGGGACAAGCTCAAGGGCGCCTTCGCCAGCATCACACCCCGTTCCAGCGCCGGAGCCAGCCTCAATGTCAACGAGGAGGCGGTCGTCCTCTTCACCTCGGGCACGGAAGGCACGCCCAAGGGCGTGGTTCTGAGCCATGCCAACCTCGTGGCGAACGCCATGCAGATCTTCGCTCATGCCGACGGGATGCTCAGCGCCGCCGACGTGGTGATGAATCCGCTGCCGGTGTTCCACTCCTTCGGCCTCACCGCGGGCACACTCATGCCGCTGCTCAACGGCATGAAGGTTGTGATGTATCCTACCCCGCTGCACTACAAGCAGGTGCCCAGGCTCATCGGCGAGACCGCCTGCACGGTGCTGTTCGGCACCGATACCTTCCTGCAGGGCTATGCCCGCGCGGCCGATGAAGGCGATCTCGCATCCGTGCGCATCGTCATCGCCGGCGCCGAACGCGTGAAGGAGGAGACGCGCCGCATGTGGTCGGCCACGGGCGCAACCATCTGCGAGGGCTATGGCTGCACCGAATGCGCCCCGGTCCTGGCCTGCAACACGATCGGCGCAGGCGCGCGCAACGGCACGGTAGGCCGCATGTTGCCGGCACTAGCCCACCGGCTCGAGCCGGTCGAGGGCATCGACACGGGCGGGCGCCTGTTCGTGAAGGGGCCGAACATCATGCTCGGCTACCTGCTGGCCGATCGCCCCGGCGAGATCGTCGCCCCCGAGGACGGCTGGCATGACACCGGCGACATCGTGGACATCGACGAGGGCGGCTTCATCACCATCAAGGGCCGCGCCAAGCGCTTCGCAAAGCTGGGCGGGGAGATGGTGTCGCTGGCGGCGGTGGAAAGCATGGTCTCGTCGGTCTGGCCGGGCCACAACCATGTCGTGGTGGCCCTGCCTGACCCCCGGAAGGGCGAGCAACTCATCCTCATCACCGAGAATCCGGACGGCGACCGCAAGGACCTGCTCAAGCAGGCTCAGGCGCGGGGATTTCCCGAACTCTGGATACCCCGCGCCATCCTCGTCACGCAGATGATCCCGGTGCTCGGCTCCGGCAAGGTGGACTACACCGCCGCGCGCGAACTGGCCGTCACCATGCGTGCGCTGCTCTAG
- a CDS encoding insulinase family protein: protein MALSLVSAASLFISQSAFSQIQISERVFLVQDPQATALDFQMVVQAGCADETGGCRGIAHYLEHLILAGRDGKSENAALPTFPGMMSNGWTTSRATAYTHRVPVSAEGPKAALERLFRFYAARLRPFEITRELEARERQIVLQEHDWRLGSSPAAPLLRKIDQQLFGSHPLGSWTIGQRNEIQGLNAADAKAFHANWYHLSNVAFVVRGNLAPEVLREIAERELASLEAPVSLPARPSDKPVDVEDARLDIVMQNEKSTQRSIVMRKLFRMPEREELAELASVSVLNHLLRSRLTGSFYDFIIEQRKIPNEQLSASLGRIRPGLFLLDIRADVAEGVDGPTLAGAMADFLLSEARSITPSARNIERMRKRAIDAANQGSQAPAQVFPQLVQWLAAGRPFSEFGRMPHYLERVTEAEITAAYTAFTGPGRLVSGVLLPNEEARP, encoded by the coding sequence ATGGCTTTGTCGCTCGTCAGTGCGGCATCGCTGTTCATCTCGCAGAGCGCCTTTAGCCAGATTCAGATAAGCGAGCGTGTTTTTCTGGTCCAAGATCCACAGGCCACAGCGTTGGACTTCCAGATGGTTGTGCAAGCAGGTTGCGCCGATGAGACGGGAGGCTGCCGGGGCATCGCGCATTACCTCGAACACCTGATCCTCGCGGGCCGGGACGGCAAAAGTGAAAACGCGGCGCTCCCCACCTTTCCCGGCATGATGTCCAATGGGTGGACGACCTCCCGCGCAACGGCATACACGCATCGCGTGCCGGTTTCCGCAGAAGGGCCAAAGGCGGCGCTTGAACGCCTGTTCCGGTTTTATGCCGCGAGGCTGCGCCCGTTCGAGATCACCCGCGAACTGGAGGCGCGCGAGAGGCAGATCGTGCTTCAGGAACATGATTGGCGGCTTGGGTCGAGCCCGGCGGCTCCGCTTCTGCGCAAGATCGACCAACAGCTTTTCGGTAGTCACCCTCTCGGTTCCTGGACCATCGGCCAAAGAAACGAAATTCAGGGGCTGAATGCGGCGGACGCGAAAGCTTTCCACGCCAATTGGTATCATCTTTCCAACGTCGCCTTTGTCGTGCGCGGGAACCTTGCGCCTGAAGTGCTGAGGGAAATTGCGGAACGGGAGCTTGCCAGTTTGGAAGCTCCAGTTTCGTTGCCCGCCCGTCCTTCCGACAAACCGGTTGATGTAGAGGATGCGCGCCTGGATATCGTCATGCAAAACGAGAAATCCACACAAAGATCAATTGTGATGCGCAAGCTGTTCCGTATGCCTGAGCGAGAAGAATTGGCCGAGTTGGCGTCTGTCTCTGTACTCAACCATCTGCTGCGGAGCCGTTTGACCGGATCGTTTTACGATTTCATCATCGAACAACGGAAGATCCCCAATGAGCAGCTTTCTGCGTCGCTAGGGCGGATCCGGCCGGGACTGTTTCTGCTCGACATTCGCGCGGATGTTGCCGAGGGCGTTGATGGTCCAACCTTGGCCGGCGCAATGGCAGATTTTTTGCTGAGCGAGGCTCGTTCCATCACGCCAAGCGCGCGGAACATCGAGCGCATGCGGAAACGTGCAATCGATGCCGCCAACCAAGGGTCGCAAGCGCCGGCACAGGTTTTTCCCCAGCTCGTGCAGTGGCTTGCGGCGGGGCGTCCGTTTTCAGAGTTTGGGCGGATGCCACATTACCTGGAACGGGTGACGGAAGCCGAGATTACCGCAGCCTATACAGCGTTCACAGGTCCAGGCCGTTTGGTCAGCGGCGTGCTGTTGCCGAATGAGGAGGCAAGACCATGA